TTTTCCGGGTGCTGAAACTGGTGCGCTACCTCAGCGAGGCCAGTGTGCTCACCCGGGCGCTGCAGGCCAGCCTCGCCAAGATCACAGTGTTTCTGGCGGTGGTGCTGACCTTGGTGGTCATTCTGGGCACCCTGATGTACGTGGTGGAAGGCCCCCAGCACGGCTTTACCAGCATTCCCACCAGCATCTACTGGGCAATTGTTACGCTCACCACCGTGGGCTACGGCGACATTGCCCCCAAGACGCCGCTGGGCAAAGGGCTGGCCTCGCTGGTGATGATTCTGGGCTACGGCATCATTGCGGTGCCCACCGGCATTGTGACTGTGGGGCTGACCCAGGCGCAGCGCAGCGCCCGCCGTGAAGCCGCCCCGGCCGTGACCTGCGCGCGCTGTGGCCTCTCGCCCCACGAGCCTGACGCCCGGTACTGCCGCCGCTGTGGCGAGGGGTTACCCACCTGACGGAGGGGCTGGGGGAGAGGGTGAAGGTCCTCTGACAGCGGTCTTCCGTTCCGCCCAGGGGAGGAAAGCACCCCCTCAGCTCCACTTCATTCGCTGTCTGTCGCGGTCACTCGCGCCGCTCGCACCACCTGACCTGCAGGGTTCACCTTCAGGTCAGATGGGGACCGCTATGACACCTGCGCCCCACGGCGGACCCGGAGATGCCCATCTGGCGGATGACCCCGGCCACCTGCCCCGTCACACTGGCGCCATGAACGACCGAACCCTCTCCAAGCGCCTCTCGTACCTGCTGCGCCACGCGCCGCACGAGGCGGGGCTGACCCTGGCCCCCGGCGGCTGGGTGCCGCTGGAGCCCCTGCTGGCCCACCTGCGCGTGACCCGCGCCGATGTGGAACGGGTGGTGGCCGGGAACGACAAACAACGGTTCAGCCTGCGCGGCGACCAGATTCGGGCGAACCAGGGCCACAGCGTGCCGGTGGACCTGGAACTGGTGCCCCAGACGCCCCCAGAAGTCCTTTACCACGGCACCCACCCCGCCGCCCTGGCGGCCATTGTGCAGGACGGCCTGCGCGCCATGAGCCGCCACCATGTCCACCTCTCGGCTGACCGCGAAACCGCTGCCCGCGTGGGCGCACGCCGGGGCAGGCCCGTGGTCCTGACCGTGCGCGCCGGGGCCATGCACGCTGCCGGCCACCTCTTTTACCGCAGCGAAAACGGCGTGTGGCTGGTGGACCGGGTGCCGCCTGAATTTCTGGCTGACCGGGCCACGGGGCCGCGCTAGCCTGGGGCCATGACGCCCGAACAGGCCCGCGCCGCCCTGAATGCCGCTTCCCGCGTGGCCGTGCTGACCGGCGCGGGCGTGAGTGCCGAGAGCGGCATTCCCACCTTCCGCGACGCCCAGACCGGCCACTGGGCGCGCTTTCGCCCCGAGGATCTGGCCAGCCCTGGCGCCTACCACCAGAACCCGGCGCTCGTGTGGGACTGGTACGCCGGGCGCTACCGCGACGTGCTGGCCGCCCAGCCGGGCGGCGCCCACCTGCGGCTGGCCGAACTGGAACGGCGCAAGGGCCAGGGTTTTTTCCTGGCCACCCAGAACGTGGACGGCCTGCACGGGCGCGCGGGCAGCGGCCAGGCGGGCGGGCGCCTGGTCGAACTGCACGGCAATCTGGTCAGCGGGCGCGACGAGGTGACGGGCGAAATCTTTCCCCTGCCCGCCCCGGATGAGCTGGTCACGCCGCCCACCTCGCCCCGGGGCCACCGCATGCGCCCCAACGTGGTGTGGTTTGGCGAATTCCTGCCCGAAGACGCCCTGGCCGACGCGCAGCTGGCCTTTGCCCAGGCCGAGGTCGCGCTGGTGATCGGCACCAGCGGCGTGGTGTACCCGGCGGCGGGGCTGGCCTTTAAAACCCTGAACCGGGGCGGCGTGGTCATTGAACTCAACCCCGAGGCCACCGAGCTGACCCCCCACGTCACCTTCAGCCTGCGCGACGTGGCCTCGCGCGGCCTGGACACCCTGATGGGCCCGGCCTGAAGCGGGTGGCCCGGGGCCCGGCCGCTCCGGGCACTGCGGGCACAGTGGCGGCCAGTTCCACCCACGGGCCAAACGACGGTCCTTCAACTCTGTTGGGCCGCTGTCTTTCCAGAACGCGCACTTCGTTCGCCCCAGACCCATTGAGAGGAGAACCCGGTCTGGGTTTCGCTGTCAGACGGGCGCCGACGCGGCATCCTGCGCCCGGCGCCACCAGTTCACCTGGGCCTGGACCAGTGGGCCACTCAGGGCGTCATCAGCGGGCAGTTCGTGCATACCGAACCAGCCCACCTCCAGCACCTCGCCGGGCTGCGGCACCAGCTCGCCGCTGACCCCCTGGGCGCGGTACAGCACCGACACGTTGTCCACCACGTCCCCGTTGGGGTAGGTAAAGCGGTATTCGGGCCCGGCGAACATGTCCAGGGGCGTCAGGGTCTGCGCGCGCAGGCCGGTTTCTTCGAGGAGCTCGCGCGCGGCCGTCTCCTCGAAGTGTTCGCCGGGTTCCAGAAAGCCGCCCGGCAGGGTCCAGCGCCGGGTGTGGCCGTGGCGCAGCAGGAGCAGCCGGCCCTCGTCGTCGGTGACCAGCACGCTGGCGCCGGGGGCGGGCCAGGGGCGTGGCCCGATCACCCGGCGCAGGTCCAGCAGAAAGTGGCCGAGTGGGGGCGGCGGCGGGGTGGGGGCCAGCGGTAGGGGGGGCAGGCCCGCCCAGCCGCGCAGCAGGGTCATGGACGCGCGGTTGGCGTTGCTGCTCAGCGGCGGCAAGTCGTCCAGCGGAAACCAGCGCAGCTCCAGGGTTTCGCCGCTGTCGTCGGGCTGGGCATGGTCCAGCGCCGACGCGGGCAGGGTGCCGTGGGCCCGCAGGCCCACCACGTAAATCTCGTCGCCGTGCGGGTAGCGGTGGTACAGCGCCGGGCCACTCTGCAGGCCGTCCGGCAGGGGCAGCAGGCGCAGGTTCTCGCAGTGCAGGCCAGTTTCTTCGAGCAGCTCGCGCCGCGCGCCGCTCAGAAAGTCCTCGCCGGGCTCCAGGGCGCCGCCGGGCTCGCTCCACAGGCCGTCGTCGCCCCGGCGCTGCAGCAGCACCCGGCCCTGCTCGTCCTGCAGCAGCACGCCCACGGCGGCGCCCACTAGGGGGCGGGTGCCCCACACCTTGCGCAGTGCCATCAGGTTCATGGCGCCCACCCTACGCTAGCCTGCAGGGCGTGACGACCAACTTTCGGCGGGGGAACGCCATCCTGATCGTCTCCAACGGGTACGCCGAGGACCTGATCGGGGCGGCCCTGGCGCGCGAACTGGTGCGGGCCGGGCGGGGGCCCGTGCTGGCCCTGCCCCTGGTGGGCGAGGGCCGCGCCTACGTGGGCGCCGCCGAGGTGCAGGGCCCTCCCCTCAGCCTGCCGTCTGGCGGCTTTCCCTTTGGCAGTGTGGCGAACCTGCGCGCCGATCTGCGCGCGGGGCTGCTGACCGTGTCGCTGCGGCAGTGGGCAGCGGCGCGGCGCCTGGGCACCCAGGCCGGGCCGGTGATCGTGGTGGGCGACACCTACGCCCTGCTGGTGGGCACCCTGGCCGCGCGGGCCCAGCCAGTGCCCCCGGGCGCGCGCCTGGCCCTGACCCACCTGCAGCCGCTGGTTTCGGTGCACTACGCGCGTGGCATGTCCTGGGGCGCCCACCTGCGCGAACTCAACGCCCTGGGCGCCAACCTGTTTATGCCCTGGGAGGTGGCGCTGGCACAGCAGGCGCGCCGGGTCTACACCCGCGACCAGCCCTCGGCGGCGCATCTGGCCCGGTGCGGGGTGAACGCCGTGTACCGGGGCAGCTTTGCCATGGACATCCTGCCCCCGCCGGAACGCGACCTCTCGCCGCTGTTGGACCGCCGCCCCCTGCTGGCCCTGCTGCCCGGCCAGCGCGGCGACGCGGCCTTTTCACTCCCCATCATGCTGGAGGCGGCGGCGGCCCTGCCGGAGTTGCAGAGTGCAGTGGCCTTCGCCCAGCCCCTCTCGGCATTGCCCCCGCTGCCCGGCTGGACGGTAGAAGCGGTGGACGACGCCACCCTCTGGCTGTCGCGCGGCCCCGTGCGGGTGCTCGTGGTGCGTGGGGCCTTTGCCGCCGTGGTGCGCCGCGCGGCCCTGGCGCTGGGCACCGCTGGCACCGCCGCCGAACAGGCCGCTGGGCTGGGCGTGCCGGTGATTGGCTTTCCCACGCCGGGGCCGCAGTACGTGGCGGGATTTGCCCGCCGCCAGGGCCGGTTGCTGGGGCGGGCGCTGACCGTGGTGGCCCCAGATGCCGGCGCGGTGGCCCAGGCCGTCCGCCACCTGCTGACGAGGCCCCGGCTGTTCGCAGCGGCTGCCCGGGACGGGCAGGACCGCATGGGCGCGCCCGGGGCCCTGGCGGCAGTGGCAGCAGAACTGGACAGGGTCTAGGCGCGGGGTAAGCTCCGGGTCAGTCCCCCCTGGGCACCCGCACAACTGCAATGCAGTCAGTCGGGGCCCGCCCTATCACAGGGTCCGGCACGGACGCGCCAACTTTGCGCTCTGCCGGGCGGGCCACAGGGCGTACGCTGGTTGCCGAGGCTCAAGATGGGATTGAACCAGCCGGTCAGAAAACCAGGAGGAGCGCCCACCGCGTCCCCAGCCCAGACGAAAGCGGGACCTGCACCCGCCGCTGGGCCCCAGCAGACCCGCACGTCGCAGGCGCGTTCTTCTCAGGGCACACCGGGTGTCAGAACGGCGGCGCCGGCCACTGCTTCTACAACGCTCTCTGCGCCGGCCATCTCGCAGGCGCAGGCGTGGTACAGCGCCCGCAAGGACCAGTACACCCCGGCTGTGTTCCGCGCCATTCAAACCAAACTGGGGCTGCCCGCCACGGGCGTGGCCGATGCGGCGACCCTGGGCGGCATCGCCCGGTGGCAGGCCCAACACCGCATGGACCCCATTGAAGGCCAGTCTGAAGCGTTCGCCCGCAACGGCATTGCCAGTCCGAACGTGTTGCAGCACCTCTTTCCCACGGGGCTGGCCCGCCCGGAGGTGGCGCAGGCCTTTGTCAGGGACCTGAAGAAGGAAGTGGCGCGCTGGCCAGTGGGGCAGCACCAGGACGTGATGAGATTGCAGGGGGCAGAGCGGGTGCTTAACGAGGCCCTGCAACGGGCAGGCGTTCCGGGCGTGAGACTGGTGATTGGTGAATTGGGAGACACAACGAACGCCCAGTTCGACCGTGAGCGATGGGTCATCGTGATTGATGACGATCTGTTTCCTTTGGGCAAGGGGGCAGTCAGCCAGGAAGTCCTGGGAAACCTGATTCAGACCCTGTACCACGAGGCCCGGCACGCCGAGCAGAATTTCGCCTCTGCTCGGTTGGCTGCTGGCCGAAAGCAGGCGCTGCCGCAGAAGATGTCGCCTCAGGCGCTGAAAGCAGCCATAGCCAAACCCTTGCCGGCAGCCAGCATCGAGGGGATCAAAGCGGCAGCCATTTATGACAGCGTTTTGGGCAAATCTGCACGGAGTCGAGAGCAGGTGTACGCCAACCTGGATGAGTCCAGTGCGGACGTTGACCGTCTGTCAGACGCCATTAGGCATCTGGTTAAACAACAGACTGATTTGGAGATAGCGTCTTACTACATTCCTGCGCAAGATCAGAAAGCCTTACAGGCCAATGAAATCCTGTATGCAAAGGTGACCAAACAGCTTCTACCACTACGTGCGGCTTACCAAGCTGCCTTAAACACAAATTCAAACGCATACCGGCAATACAGAATGCTCCCTGAAGAAGCCGACGCATGGCGGCAAGGTGAGAAAGCCAAGCGCATTTTTGAGGGCAAGCGGTAGATGCGATTTGTCTGCTGTGTCATCGTCAGTCTGGCGCTCTCTTTGGTGGCCTGCCGACCTCAAGAGCAAACCTTCCCTGCACTGCTCTCCTCCATTACGGCGGCCATGCAGGGTGAGGCTGGCGATGAGTCGCGTTTGACGAAGCTCTTGGGGCGAGTCGTGCCAGACCAACAAGAGGGGGCGTTGACTTGGCGCGTCCTTTCTGAGTCACGGTGGGTGGCTCTGGCGGAGATGCAGCGCACAGTGGGGCCATCTATAGATGTGACCCTGACCTTGCGCGAGCCTCTGAAGCTAGGTGAACTGACGGGGATGTTCGGCCCACCTCTGCGGTCCGACCAGACATCTCGTTTAGAGGTCGCCTACTTCTTCACTCTTCAAGACCATCATCCACGCTTCGAAAGTTGCCGTTTGTTTACTGAGGCGAGCCGCCAAAAAACCTTAGAGGAATTTGGCGCTTGGAAGTTGGAATTGATTTGCTGGCGCCGCGTATAACTTCGCCGTCTTGATTAAAAACAGAGAGGGCTGAACCTCGTGATAGCCGCGTAGGCAGGCTTGCACCCACTTTATGCCCAGCCCCCCTGCAGCAGCGCCCGCGTTTCGGCCACGGCCTCTTGCCAGATGCGCTGCATTTCGCGGTCGGGGCGGCGGTGCAGGCCGCCAAAGTTGCCGTCGCCCAGCCGGGCGCGCACCTCGGCCGGGGGCAACTGGCGCAGGGCCCCCAGGTCCACCATCGGCTTACGCTCCTCGGGGGCGCTGACGCATTCCAGGCGGGTCCAGGGAAAACTTTCCATCCAGCTGGCGTGGCTGGCCAGTTCGTCGGTGGCCTGCACGGCGGCCCAGGTGCGCGGCGCGTTCCACCAGTTGTGCCACTGCACCCGCGCGGCCGGGTGCCGGGCCAGCCACTCGCCCAGCCAGCCCTGGGCCGGGGCGTTGCCGCCGTGGCCGTTAACCACCAGGATGCGCCGGAAGCCCTGCGCGTGCAGGCCGCTCAGCAGGTCGTCCAGCAGGGCCAGATAGGTGCTGGTGCGCACGCTTAGGGTGCCCGGGTAGGCGGTGAAGGTGGGCGTGATGCCGTAGGGCAGCGCAGGAAACACCGGGACGCCCAGGTCCTCGGCGGCCTCGCGCGCCACCCGCTCGGCCAGCAGGGTATCGGTGGCCAGACTCAGGGTGGCATGCTGCTCGGTGCAGCCCAGCGGCAGCACGCAGCGGTCATCCTGGGCCAGATACGCCTCGACCATCTGCCAGTTCATCTCCTGAATGCGCATGGGTTACGCTAGCGCACAGAAAGCCGGGACAGCCCTGAAAAGGACCATCCCGGCTTCAGCCTTCAGGGGTTCAATACGGCATGAACAGCTTGCCCAGGCTGTCCAGGGCGCCGGGCAGGTCGGTCTGGATCAGCTGGCCGTCCTTGACATACTTCACCTGCACCTGATCGCCGGGCTGCAGGTTCACGTCGCTTCCATCGGCCAGGGGCCCGAAGGCGGTGAGCATGTTCTGGCCGTTGAAGCTCACCTTGGCGTTCACCGTGCCGCCCACCTTCTCGAAGGGCCGCTCCACGCCCAGGGCCTTCTGGCTGAATTCCAGGTTGCTCAGGTCGCGCAGGGCCAGGGTCAGGTCCAGCTTGTGGCTGGGCACCTCGGCGCTGGCGTTCAGGTCGGCGCGGGTGGGGGTAAAGGCGAAGGTGCTGGGCGTGCAGCGGCCCGCCGTCGTGCCGCGCACGTCCAGCTTCACGCTGGCTGCCGCCTGCTGCTTGGTGGTGGCGTAGCGCGCCCGGGCGTCCAGGCTGATGTTCTGGGCCGTCCAGGCGTAGTTCACGCTGACCTGCGCGGGCGGATTCAGTATGCGCCCAGCCCAGGCGCTGAAGCTCAGGGTCTCGGGGCCCATCAGGTTCAGGCAGTCGCCGGGGGTCATGGTGAAGGCCGCGCCCGCCACGGTCTTGCCGCTGCGCGTCACCGTGCCGCTGGCGTTGGTGGGGACTTCCTGCTGCACATTCACGATCTGGCCGGTGCCCGGGTTGTAACGGGTGCCCGCGTCCAGCCACGTGGTGGCGGCGCCAC
This region of Deinococcus multiflagellatus genomic DNA includes:
- a CDS encoding ion transporter → MGHTADRRAPWRAALGDIIYNADTPAGRVFDLFLIAAILVSVLAVMLDSVAPFRVRHAAALDAVEWALTGLFSLEYLLRLITARRAWHYARSFFGVVDLLSILPAYLALLLPGAQYLLIIRVLRLLRIFRVLKLVRYLSEASVLTRALQASLAKITVFLAVVLTLVVILGTLMYVVEGPQHGFTSIPTSIYWAIVTLTTVGYGDIAPKTPLGKGLASLVMILGYGIIAVPTGIVTVGLTQAQRSARREAAPAVTCARCGLSPHEPDARYCRRCGEGLPT
- a CDS encoding RNA 2'-phosphotransferase, producing MNDRTLSKRLSYLLRHAPHEAGLTLAPGGWVPLEPLLAHLRVTRADVERVVAGNDKQRFSLRGDQIRANQGHSVPVDLELVPQTPPEVLYHGTHPAALAAIVQDGLRAMSRHHVHLSADRETAARVGARRGRPVVLTVRAGAMHAAGHLFYRSENGVWLVDRVPPEFLADRATGPR
- a CDS encoding SIR2 family NAD-dependent protein deacylase, producing the protein MTPEQARAALNAASRVAVLTGAGVSAESGIPTFRDAQTGHWARFRPEDLASPGAYHQNPALVWDWYAGRYRDVLAAQPGGAHLRLAELERRKGQGFFLATQNVDGLHGRAGSGQAGGRLVELHGNLVSGRDEVTGEIFPLPAPDELVTPPTSPRGHRMRPNVVWFGEFLPEDALADAQLAFAQAEVALVIGTSGVVYPAAGLAFKTLNRGGVVIELNPEATELTPHVTFSLRDVASRGLDTLMGPA
- a CDS encoding NUDIX domain-containing protein, with the protein product MNLMALRKVWGTRPLVGAAVGVLLQDEQGRVLLQRRGDDGLWSEPGGALEPGEDFLSGARRELLEETGLHCENLRLLPLPDGLQSGPALYHRYPHGDEIYVVGLRAHGTLPASALDHAQPDDSGETLELRWFPLDDLPPLSSNANRASMTLLRGWAGLPPLPLAPTPPPPPLGHFLLDLRRVIGPRPWPAPGASVLVTDDEGRLLLLRHGHTRRWTLPGGFLEPGEHFEETAARELLEETGLRAQTLTPLDMFAGPEYRFTYPNGDVVDNVSVLYRAQGVSGELVPQPGEVLEVGWFGMHELPADDALSGPLVQAQVNWWRRAQDAASAPV
- a CDS encoding lipid-A-disaccharide synthase-related protein encodes the protein MTTNFRRGNAILIVSNGYAEDLIGAALARELVRAGRGPVLALPLVGEGRAYVGAAEVQGPPLSLPSGGFPFGSVANLRADLRAGLLTVSLRQWAAARRLGTQAGPVIVVGDTYALLVGTLAARAQPVPPGARLALTHLQPLVSVHYARGMSWGAHLRELNALGANLFMPWEVALAQQARRVYTRDQPSAAHLARCGVNAVYRGSFAMDILPPPERDLSPLLDRRPLLALLPGQRGDAAFSLPIMLEAAAALPELQSAVAFAQPLSALPPLPGWTVEAVDDATLWLSRGPVRVLVVRGAFAAVVRRAALALGTAGTAAEQAAGLGVPVIGFPTPGPQYVAGFARRQGRLLGRALTVVAPDAGAVAQAVRHLLTRPRLFAAAARDGQDRMGAPGALAAVAAELDRV
- a CDS encoding creatininase family protein; this encodes MRIQEMNWQMVEAYLAQDDRCVLPLGCTEQHATLSLATDTLLAERVAREAAEDLGVPVFPALPYGITPTFTAYPGTLSVRTSTYLALLDDLLSGLHAQGFRRILVVNGHGGNAPAQGWLGEWLARHPAARVQWHNWWNAPRTWAAVQATDELASHASWMESFPWTRLECVSAPEERKPMVDLGALRQLPPAEVRARLGDGNFGGLHRRPDREMQRIWQEAVAETRALLQGGWA